Part of the Ignavibacterium album JCM 16511 genome, TGATTAAATCTTTAATACAGAATTATTTAGCTCAAAAATAAATTCCTCCGAATATCATAAAAGTTAAAGAATTATCAATCCATTTTGCTATTTTTCAGACAAATCTTTAAGAGTTTCGGAATTTTTATGCTTGAAGTAAAAAATCTGGTTAAAACTTACGGTCAAATCAGAGCAGTTGATAACCTCACCTTTTCAGTAAAGTCAGGAAAAATTTTCGGTATGCTTGGTCCGAACGGCGCTGGTAAAACAACAACAATAAGGACAATTCTAAATATAATTAAACCAAACTCAGGCGAAGTTCTTCTGAATGGATTACCAGTAACAAAAGACTTATTTAATTCTATAGGATATCTTCCCGAAGAGCGAGGACTTTATAAAAAAAGCAAAGTAATTGATGTGATTACATATCTTGCTCATCTGAAAGGAATGCAAAGCTCTGCAATAAGATCTGAAATGGATAAATGGTTAAAGAAACTTGAAATTCCACATTATAAAGACAGAAAAGTTGAAGAGCTTTCAAAAGGTAATCAGCAAAAGATTCAGTTCATAACTGCGGTAATACATAATCCTGAATTACTTATTCTTGATGAACCATTTTCAGGATTTGATCCAATTAATCAACAGCTTATTAAAGATGTAATTCTTGATTTGCTTGACAATGGGAAAATTATAATTCTTTCGACTCATCAAATGGATACAGCTGAAAAATTATGCAGCGAAATTTTATTAATAAATGAAGGTAAAGAAGTTCTCAGCGGAAGTTTATCCGAAATAAAACAAAAATTCGGTGGGAATCATGTCCGATTCTCATTTGAAGGTGATGTAAAATTTTTGAATGAAATGGATGAAGTAATAAGCTTCGAGTTATATAGCAGCAATGCTGAAGTACACATTAAAGATGAAGTTAAACCGGAACACTTCCTCAAAAAAATAATTGATAAAGTTACGATTAAACAATATTCAATAGTTGAACCAACACTTAATAAAATTTTTATTGATACAATAAAAAATAAGAATTAGTTTTATGAGAAAATCAATAACAGTAGCCAAATGGGAATTTCTTGAAAAAGTTAAATCAAAAGCGTTTATTATCTCATTATTCCTTACTCCTGCGATAATTATACTTTTTTCTGTACTTCCTACACTATTGGCCTCTAAAGACAGCGATTCAACGAAGGCAATTGGAATACTTGATCTTACTAAGGAATATTTTTCTGATCTGAAGAATGAAATTGAGGCTTATAAGCTGAATAATAATTTACCTGCTTATGCAATTATGAATAATTATAAATCAAACACTGATGCTGATTCACTCATAAAGATATCCGACGCAATGGTAATTGAAAATAAGTTAGATGGTTATCTTCTCATTCAAAAAGGAAAAAATGATTCTCTCAAGGTAGAATTTCGATCTAAAAGTATTGGAAATTTTCAGGATGTTGCGAGATTTGAAGAAGCATTTAACAACTTAAGAATTAAAAGAAAACTGTTATCCGAAAATGTTGATCCGAAAATAATCGAGGTAGTTAAGCAAAGAACTAATGTAGAACAAATAAAAATTGAAAAACCAGGCGAAGAAGGTAAAGGTGGATTTGAAATGGTATTCTTCTCCTCGATTATTTTTATACTTCTTCTGATGATGATGATAATTTATTCAGGACAAATGCTTGTAAGAAGTATGCTTGAAGAAAAATCAAACCGACTTATTGAAATATTAATTTCGAGTTGTACGCCGCAGGATTTACTCTTTGGAAAAGTTTTCGGACTCAGTACACTCGGACTCACGCAGGTTGCTGTCTGGTTAATCATAGGAATTTCTTTGATCGGTGCAGCTATTGTACCAATGACTTCATTCGATAATATACATCTGATATTATTATACTTTATTCTTGGATTTGTTTTTTACACAACACTGTTTGTTGGAATTGGCTCAGTAGCGAGCACTGAACAGGAAGCTCAGCAAATAACAAGTTATCTAAGTTTGTTGCTTGTACTTCCAAGTGTGTTTATAATCAGCACATTACAGAATCCAGATAGTAGTCTCGTAAAAATTCTATCCTATATTCCTTTCACACTTCCATCGGTAATGATATTAAGAGTTAATGTATCACCCATTCCCCTTTGGGAGATTCTTTCAACAATTCTGATTATGATTTTCTCAATTCTGATTGTTATCAGAATTTCTGGAAAAATTTTCAGATTTGGTGTTTTATATTATGGTAAAATGCCGAGTATGAAAGAAATTAAAGTCTGGCTTAAAGAATAATTTTTTTGAATGTGATTGAGCATTTTAATAATTTGAAACAGAAAATTTTCCAACATACGGAATCTTGAAATGCTCATAATTTTTTCTGCGCTTGCTGCAATCATTCCTATGACTATTTATCTGATACTTATCTGGCGCTTTGATAAGTATGACCGCGAACCTTTCGGAATGGTGTTAGCAAATTATCTTTGGGGAGCAGTTGGTGCTATCTTTCTTGCTTTGGTCGGAAGTATTTTTCTTACAACTATAATTTCTTTTTTTGTAAAAGATGACAAAAGTTTAGGTCTAGTTGGAGCCGTTGCTGTCGCTCCTTTTGTTGAAGAAATTACAAAAGGAATTTTTCTTCTGATAACTGTTGGTAGCAGAAAATTTGATAACATCACTGATGGAATTGTTTACGGTGGTGCAATCGGGCTTGGATTTGGAATGACAGAAAATTTTCTTTACTTCGTTGGGAATGCTGATAACCTTGGAAGCTGGATTGCAATTATTATTATACGAACTCTTTTTTCTGCGGTGATGCATTGTGTTTCTACTGCAACACTTGGTGCATTTCTCGGCTATTCAAAATTTATGAGTAAAGGAAAAAGAATTTTATTTACTCTGATTGGATTAGCAATTGCAATGTTTATTCACGCAGGATGGAATTCATCGGTTAGTTTTCAATCAACTGCTCCGTTGGGATTTCTGTTTCTGTTCATAACCGTATTAATTTTTATTACTGTTTTTGTTGTTTCAGTTGCGCGAGAGAGAAAAATAATTTTTAATGAACTCTCTGAAGAAGCAGCTAATGGAATAATTCCTTCAACTCATTTATCTATTTTGAGTTCATCAGTAAGAGAACTGCAAGGATGGGTTCCTGAAAGTATAAGAAAGGATTATATTAAATCCGCAACTACTCTTGCCTTCAGAAAAATGCAGGCAAGAAATTCAAATGGCGGGAGTAAAATTTATTATGAAAATGATATAGATAATTACAGAAGATTTATTTCATTTTTATTAAGTGGGACAAAAGCATAAAATGGCTGATAATTCAATTTCATTAGTTGTTATTTCGGACAGAATTATTTTTAATGAAAACAGTCTTAAAACATTTGAAACTTTATCCATTGAGGATACAAAACTTTTATTCGGGACTTTGTTTCTTAATCTGATTGAAAATCTCAACCGCAATCAAAATGAATTTGATCTAACCATCTATGCTGAGAAGAACGATAATGATTTAATCCAAACAGAATTGTCAACTATCAATGCTGATAAGGGCAAATTGTTTTTTTATGATTCCGAACCTGATTTTACATTTCTTTCTACTAAGATAAAATCACATATGCATTCAATATTCGTTTATTCAGATGTGATGGGAGTTAGTTCATTATCAATCAAAGAAATTCTGAACCTACTTAATACTGATGAGAATACGATTGTTATTGGAACATCCAAAAATTCTTCAGTTTGTTTGATAGGGTTTAATCATCTGACTGAAAATTTACTTAAAGCAATTCAGTTTGCAGGAAGAGATTATTCAAAACTACTTTCATTATTAAAATCGGAAGAGCATTTTATTCATACATTAAACAGATTTGTAAGAGTTTACAATATTCAATCATTTAAAGAACTTTATGATGATCTATCTCAGAAAAAAAGCATAGAATACTGTTCGCAGGAAATGCACGAAAAATTCACTCATCTTTTTGTTGAATACAAGGACTTACTTAAATGAGCAAAATCGGAATCTTCGGTGGTACTTTTGATCCAATTCATCACGGTCATTTAATAACTGCACAATCTGTAAGAGAAATCAGAGGGCTTGATAAAATTATTTTTATTCCGACTTATATTTCACCACACAAAACAAATGTCAAAACCTCATCACCTGAAGACCGATTGAATATGATAAGACTCTCGATTCAAGGAGTAGATTTTTTCGAAGTATCTGATTTTGAAATTAATAAACACGATGTTTCTTACACAGTTGACACTTTAAGAGAATTCAAAAAGTTTTACGATGAAATTGAATTGATAATTGGTTATGACAACATCTTTAAATTTTATACCTGGAAAGAACCTGATGAAATAATGAATCTTGCAAAAGTAATTGTCTTGAAGAGAAAATCCTCTCAACCTGTTGAGTTCATTGACAAGTATGTTGAGCAGGCAACATTTGTTCAAACGAGAGGAATTGAAATTAGTGCAACCGATATAAGACATCGAGTTCATCAGGGTTTACCAATTCATTATCTAGTAACCAAAGAAGTTGAGAAATATATTTTTGAACACAAACTTTATACGGAGGAAATTTGAAAATTCTTGTAACCGGCGGAGCCGGATTTATCGCTTCACACATTACTGATGCATTTGTTAACGAAGGTCATAATGTTGTTGTGCTTGATGATTTATCTTCAGGATTTGAAAAAAATATTAATCCAAAAGCAAAATTCGTAAAAGGAAATATCTGTGATAAAGAATTAGTTGAAAAATTGTTCAACGAAGAACAGTTTAATGTGATAAATCATCACGCAGCTCAAATGGATGTAAGACGCTCAGTAAAAGATCCGGCATTCGATGCCAACACAAATATTATTGGTACAATAAATCTTCTTCAGAATGCAATCAAATTCAAAGTAAATAAATTTATGTTTGCTTCAACTGGCGGTGCAGTTTATGGTGAGCAATCATACTTCCCTGCTGATGAAAATCATCCAACACAACCACGTTCACCTTACGGAATTTCAAAACTTGCAGTTGAGAAATATCTTTACTTCTACAATGCTGAGTATGGATTGAACTACACAATACTCCGTTATGCTAATATTTATGGTCCAAGACAAAATCCTTTTGGTGAAGCCGGAGTTGTTGCAATTTTCTCAACAAAATTATTAAAGGGCGAACAGCCAATAATTAACGGAAACGGTGAACAAACAAGAGATTATGTTTTTGTCGGTGATGTTGTCAAAGCAAATCTTCTTACACTTAAAGATCCAGCCAATGACATTTATAATGTTGGAACAGGAATAGAAACAAATGTTAATCAACTTTTTCATAAACTGAATAATATCATTAACGCAAACAAAGAAGAAAAGCATGGTCCTGCTGCACCTGGGGAACAAATGAGAAGTGTTATTACTTCCGAAAAACTTTTTAAGAAATTTGGCTGGAAACCTTCCACAACTTTAGATGTAGGATTAAAACTTACAGTCGATTTTTTCAGAAATAATTTGCTATAAAATGATTAATAAAATTTTAGTTGAACAATTATTAAATAGTGACAGACGCGCAGTTGCAAGAGCAATTTCTTTTATTGAATCTGATAACAACTTAACATCAGAATATTTAAAAGAGCTCTACAACAAAGTTGGCAATGCATACAGAATAGGAATCACAGGTCCGCCGGGAGCTGGTAAGAGCACAATCACAAATCAACTTACAAAACTTTACAGAAAACAAAATAAAAAAGTTGGAATAATTGCTGTTGATCCTACTTCTCCTTTTACAGGTGGTGCTTTGCTTGGTGACAGAGTAAGGATGACTGATGTTGGAATGGATCAGGGAGTTTTTATCAGAAGCATGGCAACTCGCGGAAGTTTAGGAGGACTTTCTAAAAAGGCAATTGATGCAGCTGATATTCTTGATGCTGCAGGATTTGATATAGTAATACTTGAAACCGTCGGAGTTGGTCAATCTGAGCTTGATATTGCTCAGGCGGCTGATACAACACTAGTTGTTCTGGTTCCTGAAAGCGGTGATTCTGTTCAAGCTATGAAAGCCGGATTAATGGAGATTGCAGATTTATTTGTATTGAATAAATGTGATCGTCCGGGTTCACAACAAGCTTATACTGCATTGCAGACAATACTGATGATTAAAGAACACGATGAAAATACATGGCTTCCGAAAATCATAAAAGCTGTTGCTTCTGCATATAAAGGCATTGATGAAATTGCTGAAGAGATTGAAAAACATAAATCATTTATGATTGAGAAAAATCTTTTTCAGAATAAAAGACAAAATCAAGCCCGGATAAGAATTAAAGAAATTGTCGAGAACAAACTAAAAGAAAAACTCTGGAGTGAGGACAGAGAAAATTTATTAAATTCGTCCCTGAAAAAAGTTGTATTAGGTAATTCATCACCATACCATATTGCAGAAGAAATATTAAATCAGTTTGTAAATAAATCTTAGTGTCTTGGTGATTTCGTGGCTCTATTTTTTTGCCACGAAAACTCAAGGGCACAAAGAAAGTCAGAAACATTTAGAAAAATTATTCTTTGTAAAAAAGAAAAGGACAACTTATGTCAACACAACCATTCTTACTTGAGCTTACTGAGAATCAAATAATGATTCGAGATACCATCAGAGATTTTGCTGAAAAAAATATCCGACCAGTAATTATGGAATATGATGAATCACAAAAATTCCCGATGGAAATAATGCAGCAGCTTGGAGAACTTGGATTTATGGGAATTCTCGTTCCTGAAGAATATGGCGGAGCAGGACTTGGTTACATTGAATATGCATTGATAATCGAAGAACTCGCAAAAGTTGATCCATCGATGGCTTTATCGGTTGCAGCGCACAACGGACTTTGTACAAATCACATTAATCTTTTCGGTAATGAAGAACAAAAAAGAAAATATCTTCCTGACCTTGCAAGCGGAAAAAAAATTGGTGCGTGGGGTTTAACTGAAGCTGCTTCAGGAAGTGATGCAGCCGGATTAAAAAGTTACGCGGTCAGAGATGGTGATTACTGGATATTGAATGGTAGTAAACAATTTACAACTCATGGAACTGTTGGTGAAACTTATGTTGTAATGGCAATTACAAACAAAGATGCTGGCAAGAAAGGAATATCAGCTTTCATTCTTGAAAAAGGTTTTGAAGGGTTAATCATTGGTAAAAAAGAAAATAAACTTGGAATGCGAGCAAGCGATACAACTCAGCTCGCTTTTGAAAATTGTAAAGTGCCAAAAGAAAATTTACTCGGTCAGGAAGGAATGGGATTTATCAACTCAATGCAGGTGCTTGAAGGTGGAAGAATTTCAATTGCAGCTTTGAGTGTTGGACTTGCACAAGGTTGTCTTGATGCATCTCTTAAATACACCAATGAGAGAAAACAGTTTGGAAAATTTTTATCAGAGTTTCAGGCAACACAATTTAAACTTGCAGAGATGCACACAAATATTGAAGCAGCAAGAATGCTTACTTATCGTGCAGCGTGGATGAAGGATAATGGAATTCCTAATACAAAAGAAGCAGCTGAAGCAAAACTATTTGCAAGTGAAATAGCAGAGAAAGCAGCAAGTGAAGCAGTTCAATTGTTTGGTGGTTACGGTTACATAAAAGAATATCCGGTTGAAAAATTTTATCGTGATGTAAAACTTCTCACAATTGGAGAAGGTACTTCTGAAATTCAGAGAATAGTAATTGCAAAAGATCTACTTAAAGATTAATTCTCGGTGCAACTCCGTGTTTTCTCCGAGTAACTCTGTGTAATAAATAATTTAATTTCACGGAGAAGCATTAATAAAACACATAGAACCACTGAAGAATTTAAAGGAAAGTAAAAACATTATGAAAATAATTGGAACACCGATTAAAGAAAACGAATTATTTCTAAAGAGAGAAGATTATCAGAAAGAACTTCTCAGAAAGATTGAAGGAATCAAAGAAAAAGTGCGTGAAGGCGGTGGAAAGAAAGCAATCGAAAAACACAAAGCAAAAGGTAAACTAACTGCAAGAGAAAGAATAGAAAAGCTTGTAGATAATCCAAAAGATTTCTACGAACTTAGTACTCTTGCAGCTTATGGAATGTACGAAGAATTTGGTGGTGCACCTTCATCCGGAACAATTTATGGAATCGGAAAAATTCACAAAAGACTTTGTGTAATAGTTGCTAACGATGCAACAGTCAAAGCCGGCGCCTGGTTTCCGATTACTGCAAAGAAAAATCTTCGTGCTCAGGAAATTGCAATGGAAAATCGTTTACCGATAATTTATCTGGTTGATAGTGCCGGAGTTTTTCTTCCTTTACAGGATGAAATTTTTCCTGATAAAGAGCACTTCGGAAGAATATTTCGTAACAATGCAAAAATGTCTTCGATGGGAATTCCGCAGATTGCAGCGATAATGGGTCCTTGTGTTGCTGGTGGAGCTTATTTACCAATTATGTCCGATGAAGCATTAATTGTTGAAGGCGAAGGTTCAGTCTTTCTTGCCGGCTCTCACTTAGTTAAAGCAGCTATCGGTGAAGTAATTGATAATGAATCGCTTGGCGGTGCAAGAGTCCAATCAAATATTTCCGGTGTTACTGATTACATTATGAAAAATGATGAAGAGTGTATTCAACAAATAAGAAACTTAGTTTCAAAGTTTGGTGAATTTCCGAAAGCCGGATTTAACAGAATCGAATCCAACCCACCAAAGTTCGGAACAAAGGAAATTTATTCCCTACTTCCCGAAGACCCGATCAAGCCATATGATATGTATGAAGTGATTGCAAGAATAGTTGACAATTCAGAAATTGATGAATACAAAGCTGGTTATGGTAAAACAATTATAACAGCTTACGCAAGAATTGATGGCTGGGCAATTGGAGTCGTTGCGAATCAAAGAAGCGTAGTTAAGACAGAATCCGTCAAAGGCGGAGGCGAAATGCAAATTGGCGGAGTTATCTATTCTGACTCGGCCGACAAGGCAACACGATTTATTATGAACTGCAATCAGAAAAAAATTCCTTTACTCTTCCTGCAGGATGTTACAGGATTTATGGTCGGCAGTAAAGCTGAACATGGTGGAATAATTAAAGACGGTGCAAAGATGGTAAATGCAGTTGCTAATTCTATTGTACCAAAAATTACAATCATTGTTGGAAACAGTTTTGGTGCTGGCAATTATGCAATGTGCGGAAAAGCTTACGATCCAAGATTTATCTTCGCTTATCCAAACGCAAAAATTTCTGTTATGGGTGGAAATCAGGCAAGCAGTGTTTTGCTTGATATAAAACTCAAGCAGGAAGAAAAAAGCGGACATAAATTCAGTGAAGAAGAAAAACAAAAATTGTTGAATGATATACTCAAATCTTATGATGAAAAGAGTAATCCGGTATATGCATCAGCAAGATTATGGATTGATGAAATAATTGATCCTGCAAAAACCCGCGAGTGGATTTCACTTTGTCTGGAAGTTGCAAATCATAATCCTGAAATTCCAAAGTTTAATCCGGGAGTTATACAGGTTTAGTTTCAAATAACCGGATTATCAGAATTATAAGGGACATCACTTCCGTTCTAAGATTCCCTCCATTACCCTTGCAAAGATTTGGAAGTGATGTCATATCTGTATTGATTGTTGGTGGAAATTAGTATTGAATTCTCAACCGACCAGACGCAACTTTGTAATCATAACAATCATATACTTCAATTTCGTAAAGCCCTGGCTTATAAAAAGTAACTTGTCTCCAAAACCAGTTAAAATTTCTATTTACATCCTGATAAAAAGAATTATCAAATGATTTATTCCCATAACTATCAACATTATAGATAAAATAAGTAACTTTATTACATTCAATCGAATATGATAACTTAACTAATACATATAAGTAGCCACCGTCTTTTGGAATTGTAAAAACATCAGATGAATTCAGCGGATAACCATCACTTGTAACTCCTTCGCAAAAGTACATTTGCTGAGCTGGTACTGTTACAGCCAGCAAAATTGTAATGATTAAAGATCCATAAATAGTTTTCATATGAGCTCCACAACTTATTATTTAGTTAGTTAATAATTTTTTAGAAAATTAAACCTGCTCCGATTTGAAATTCAGGCCCGGATAATAACCCATCTGAAGAGGGCAAAGGATCAGATGAATACAGATCTGGGTCAGAACCAGAAAAATACAAGTATCCAATATTGAGTTTGCCTGATGCGAAAAACCGAACTCTTGAAATTATTATTGAAGGACTAATTCCAATAGATGCACTTCCGTAAACGCCAGAATGTTCAAATGGAGTATCAGAGCCAAACCACCCAATTCCAAGGTGGGCTGTTAAAGAAATACCAAAACCACTTTCATCCACCAAATATGGTCCTAATAAAAGTGATACTTCACTATTTGTTAGCTTATGTTCATTCCCATTGAATTTAATATTTGCAGTTCTGTTATGATATTGAAATAACATTTCTAATTGATAGCCGAATTTTCCTTTTTCAAACCCTACAATACCTGCACTAACAAACCAACCATTAAACCAATACTTATTATTATCCAGTTTAGTATTCTTAAATGAACCAGCAGTGAATGAAGTATAATCTACCCCACCATTTATTCCTAATTGAGGATAAATTAAAACACAATGCATTATGAAAATTATAACTACTAATTTTCTCATTAGTAAATCCTCTTATTATAAATAAAAATTTGATTTCTTCTATTCATTACTTAAAAGAAAAACCAAGCCCCTCTCCTTTGGAGAGGGGTTTGGGGAGAGGACTACTTTGCCAATATCATCCTCTTTGTTTGAACAAACTCACCAACCTGTAATTTGTAGAAATAAACTCCAGTTGGTAGAGACGAGGCATAACTAGTCTCTACATTAGGAAACTCAACTTCATAACTTCCTGCATTTCGGTATTCATCAACAAGTGTAGCAACTTCATTCCCAAGTATATCATAAACTTTTAATGTTGTATAACCACTTACCGGAGACTGCCAACTGATTTTTGTGCTCGGGTTGAACGGGTTTGGGTAGTTTTGGTTTAATTTGAACTCTGTAACAACAATAGAATTATTTTCAACATCTGTAGTTGAAAGTTGTTTTCTGAATACACCACCATTCTCTGTTCCAACAAATATGTAACCTGGTGGAGTAGAATTTGGATAGTATACAAATGATGAAGTGATTGCACCACCGGTAATTCCACTCAAATCAACATCATTAATCACAGAACCATCACCAATTACCACCTTACCAACCTGATTTCCAAAGAAATAAAAACTTTGATTAAAAAAATCCATTGTAATTGTTCTGAAATCTCCAGTTGATATTAAGGTCTGCCAACCCGAAGATAAACCGCTTTCGTCAGGAAAAATGTAAACACCATTTTGAGTTAGTGCAAAATTACCATATAATTTATTTATGTAAAGACCGTTACCTGAAAGGCCTTCATTCTTTGGTGAAACACTTGCTAAACTGTTAGGATAAGAAGAAATATAAGCACCATTCCTTGTACCAACTAATAAATATTCGGCATTCGAATTTGGATCATTAAATATAGACAAGCCAGTAATATATTTTGAATTTGCATCCGGTAAACCTGTTATTTCGGTCCATGTTATACTGGCAAGATTATCAGCCCAAAACAATCCGCCACCAGCAGTACCTAAAATATCCACTTCAGGAATTCCGCTACCTTCTTCATGAGTCCAGGCACTGAGATTATTATTTGGAATTCCTTGAATTGGTAATACCACAATGTTTGATGTTCCAACACCTGCATAATAACCTTGTCCAAGAATTATTAATCCCTGATAAGTAAATACATCACCTTCTGAAAATAGTATATTAAAGTTTGGAAGACTTGCATTTTGAGGATGAACTTGCCAATTATCACCAAGATTTGTCGAGACGAATATTCCTTGATCTTCAGTTGTAGCCATTAAAGAGTTACCAACCGCAATCAGTCCTTTAATTTTCAAACTTCCAAGTCCATTATTGACTTGAGTCCACTGAGCGAGTGCTGGAAAGAAAGACAACGATAAAAAAAGTAAAATAATTTTTTTCATAATCCTATCCTCTTTATTGTTCGTTATTATTAAGAGTTAACTTAATTTTTATTATTTGTTGGAGTGAAATTTAAGTTTTATGTGGAGTGATGGAAATAAGGCAGATGTCGTATTTTTTAGTAGTTATTTAATTATCTGATTTTGAATAGCTTTCTGCACCGCTTCTATTTTGTTATGAACCTGTAGTTTCCTGTAAATATTTTCGATGTGTTTTCTTACTGTGAATGGTGAAATAAAAAGCTTCTCTGCAGTTTTATTATAATCAAATCCCAACTTCAGAAATTCAAGAATTTCAATTTCTCTTGAAGTCAAATTATGATTGTTTGTCTCGGAGTCTTGAATTAAATTCTTTGCATTTTTAAGCATTGAAAGTGTTTTGGCTGCAATTAAAGCTGACATTGGCGCACCACCCGAAAATACCATTTCAATACCTTCTATTATCTTTTCCACAGGCTCATCTTTAAGTAAATATCCGCTGGCTCCTGCTTTTATTGCACTAAAAATTTTTTCATCATCATCAAAAACTGTAAGAATAATAATTTTTATTTCGGGAAGTACACTGTTAATGAGTTCAGTAGCTTTAATTCCATCAAGCAAAGGCATTTCTATATCCATCAGAATCACATCCAGATTTTTATTCTGAATAACATAGTCAACAATTTCTTTCCCGTTTCTTGCCCGAAACCTGATATCAAATTTATCCGGGAAAAGCGATAGTTTATCTTTTATTGACT contains:
- a CDS encoding T9SS type A sorting domain-containing protein produces the protein MKKIILLFLSLSFFPALAQWTQVNNGLGSLKIKGLIAVGNSLMATTEDQGIFVSTNLGDNWQVHPQNASLPNFNILFSEGDVFTYQGLIILGQGYYAGVGTSNIVVLPIQGIPNNNLSAWTHEEGSGIPEVDILGTAGGGLFWADNLASITWTEITGLPDANSKYITGLSIFNDPNSNAEYLLVGTRNGAYISSYPNSLASVSPKNEGLSGNGLYINKLYGNFALTQNGVYIFPDESGLSSGWQTLISTGDFRTITMDFFNQSFYFFGNQVGKVVIGDGSVINDVDLSGITGGAITSSFVYYPNSTPPGYIFVGTENGGVFRKQLSTTDVENNSIVVTEFKLNQNYPNPFNPSTKISWQSPVSGYTTLKVYDILGNEVATLVDEYRNAGSYEVEFPNVETSYASSLPTGVYFYKLQVGEFVQTKRMILAK
- a CDS encoding response regulator transcription factor, yielding MKIAIAEDNDFLAKSIKDKLSLFPDKFDIRFRARNGKEIVDYVIQNKNLDVILMDIEMPLLDGIKATELINSVLPEIKIIILTVFDDDEKIFSAIKAGASGYLLKDEPVEKIIEGIEMVFSGGAPMSALIAAKTLSMLKNAKNLIQDSETNNHNLTSREIEILEFLKLGFDYNKTAEKLFISPFTVRKHIENIYRKLQVHNKIEAVQKAIQNQIIK